A single region of the Procambarus clarkii isolate CNS0578487 chromosome 59, FALCON_Pclarkii_2.0, whole genome shotgun sequence genome encodes:
- the LOC123768287 gene encoding protein embryonic gonad-like encodes MSQLCKVCGEPAAGFHFGAFTCEGCKSFFGRTYNNLSSLNECKNGGRCVINKKTRTSCKSCRLRKCLMVGMSKSGSRYGRRSNWFKIHYLMQGSTSGATSTTTTTTSTATSSTTSDMMLSESSSTTTMLATPSSPGLLSPSISPSKTFSPDFRDFKDFKLSPDFKISADFKSGLECKGLNSPTPSSSESHNSDSSLELSEKSPLFPSYPDQLYPKDLLSLYNLPGLTPHLPQYVAPASLAHRYLYPYYPSLLSVYSRRQYLDSLLQKARQSEVSPPVDPEEESRDLASPNREFAPPPKFFKPNHSRPHPDVKVAVRSSSNHSPVRGVPPLRQQELQGRDIPPGYNPGHDLTPRGSPEIVPVAATAPQDLPIDLSVKNKSPSPPRVDSEDERSASNSPHGVVEEEREEKPQGGEGSRRKEEQEAPLDLSAARTG; translated from the exons ATGAGCCAGCTGTGTAAAGTGTGTGGGGAGCCTGCTGCGGGGTTCCACTTCGGAGCCTTCACATGTGAAGGGTGCAAG TCGTTCTTCGGACGGACGTACAACAACTTGTCGTCCCTGAACGAGTGCAAGAACGGCGGTCGCTGCGTCATTAACAAGAAGACGCGGACGTCGTGCAAGAGCTGCCGCTTGCGGAAGTGTCTGATGGTGGGCATGTCGAAGAGCGGGTCGAGGTACGGTCGACGGTCCAACTGGTTCAAGATCCACTACCTGATGCAGGGGAGCACCAGCGgcgccaccagcactaccactactaccaccagcaccgctaccagcagcaccaccagcgacATGATGTTGAGTGAGAGTTCCTCTACCACCACTATGTTGGCGACGCCATCTTCTCCCGGTCTCCTCAGTCCCTCTATAAGTCCCTCAAAGACATTCAGTCCAGATTTCAGAGATTTCAAGGACTTTAAGCTCAGTCCGGACTTTAAAATCAGCGCAGATTTCAAGTCAGGACTTGAGTGCAAGGGGCTGAACTCGCCGACACCCTCGTCATCAGAGTCTCACAATTCAGACTCCTCGTTAGAGCTGAGTGAAAAGTCTCCGCTGTTCCCTAGTTACCCAGACCAACTGTACCCTAAGGACCTGTTGTCCCTGTACAACCTGCCGGGGCTGACGCCGCACCTACCACAGTACGTGGCTCCGGCCTCCCTAGCCCACCGCTACCTCTATCCTTACTATCCCTCGCTTCTCTCAGTCTACTCGCGCCGCCAGTACCTCGACTCCCTCCTCCAGAAGGCGCGGCAGAGCgaagtctcgcctccggttgaccCTGAGGAAGAGAGTAGAGACTTGGCCTCGCCCAACAGGGAGTTCGCTCCTCCACCCAAGTTTTTCAAGCCCAATCACTCTCGTCCTCACCCCGACGTGAAGGTGGCGGTGAGAAGCAGCTCCAATCACTCTCCTGTTAGGGGAGTCCCGCCTCTCCGTCAGCAGGAGCTGCAGGGGCGGGATATCCCACCGGGATACAATCCCGGGCATGATCTCACGCCACGAGGCAGCCCGGAAATAGTTCCTGTAGCCGCCACGGCGCCCCAGGACCTTCCCATCGACCTCAGCGTCAAGAATAAGTCACCAAGTCCCCCAAGAGTGGACTCGGAGGACGAGAGATCAGCCTCGAACAGTCCACACGGagtggtggaggaagagagagaggagaagccgCAGGGAGGAGAAGGAAGCAGGAGAAAGGAGGAGCAGGAGGCGCCACTAGACCTGAGTGCCGCAAGAACAGGGTAG